A genome region from Nocardiopsis exhalans includes the following:
- a CDS encoding NUDIX hydrolase: MSTQWKIHGEKLVDENRHIRLSTVDITLPDGVSFTQYVVAMPPAAMTLVVNDQREALLMRRHRFIIDRWVWELPGGYVDGAEDIEAAAAREVEEETGWRPRSMEHMVTFQPAIGSVDQPQIIYLARGADLTDTPPDINEAQEIRWWSLEEAVKMIDRGEIVGASTVVAVYRALTLV; this comes from the coding sequence GTGAGTACACAATGGAAGATCCACGGCGAGAAGCTGGTGGACGAGAACCGGCACATCCGACTGTCTACGGTCGACATCACTCTTCCGGACGGGGTGTCCTTCACGCAGTACGTCGTGGCCATGCCCCCGGCCGCGATGACGCTGGTGGTCAACGACCAGCGCGAAGCGCTCCTGATGCGGCGGCACCGGTTCATCATCGACCGGTGGGTGTGGGAGCTGCCGGGCGGCTACGTGGACGGCGCGGAGGACATCGAGGCCGCAGCCGCCCGTGAGGTCGAGGAGGAGACCGGGTGGCGGCCTCGCTCGATGGAGCACATGGTGACCTTCCAACCCGCGATCGGGTCGGTGGACCAACCCCAGATCATCTACCTGGCCCGCGGCGCTGACCTGACCGACACCCCTCCGGACATCAACGAGGCACAGGAGATCCGCTGGTGGTCTCTGGAAGAGGCCGTGAAGATGATCGACCGCGGCGAGATCGTCGGTGCCTCCACGGTCGTCGCCGTGTACCGGGCGCTCACCCTGGTGTGA
- the dcd gene encoding dCTP deaminase: MLLSDRDIRSEIDSGRVRVDPFEPSLVQPSSIDVRLDRFFRVFENHKYPHIDPSVEQPDLTRLVETDGDEAFILHPGEFVLASTYEVVTLPDDIASRLEGKSSLGRLGLLTHSTAGFIDPGFSGHVTLELSNVATLPIKLYPGMKIGQLCMFRLTSPAERPYGSAAYGSRYQGQRGPTPSRSHQNFSRTRIGEG, translated from the coding sequence GTGCTGCTCTCCGATCGCGATATCAGGTCAGAAATCGACTCCGGGCGGGTCCGGGTCGATCCCTTCGAACCCTCACTGGTCCAGCCGTCCAGTATCGACGTGCGCCTCGACCGGTTCTTCCGGGTGTTCGAGAACCACAAGTACCCCCACATCGACCCGTCGGTGGAACAGCCGGATCTGACCCGGCTGGTCGAGACGGACGGGGACGAGGCGTTCATCCTGCACCCCGGGGAGTTCGTGCTGGCCTCCACCTACGAGGTGGTGACGCTGCCGGACGACATCGCGAGCCGGCTGGAGGGCAAGAGTTCCCTGGGTCGTCTGGGTCTGCTCACGCACTCGACGGCCGGGTTCATCGACCCCGGGTTCTCCGGGCACGTCACCCTGGAGCTGTCGAACGTGGCGACCCTGCCGATCAAGCTCTACCCGGGCATGAAGATCGGGCAGCTGTGCATGTTCCGGCTCACCTCGCCCGCGGAGCGCCCCTACGGTTCGGCCGCCTACGGCTCCAGGTACCAGGGTCAGCGCGGCCCGACGCCCTCGCGGTCGCACCAGAACTTCTCCCGAACCCGGATCGGCGAGGGGTAG
- a CDS encoding HAD domain-containing protein, whose protein sequence is MTANPPYLLIDIDGVLNPFPGPGGSLPPDYRPHRVDLNGTDVPVWLNPDHGSWITELHSTGLLRPIWATSWQSAAACTIGPRLGLDVYPHIDLGITRQLTRHPNGYLWKRDAVATWAGQAPLVWIDDDFAHPDHEWARQRALNGVPTLLIQPDPYRGLQRAHIDAVRTWALAVTRNARTNGDRDDVAAHAPPLAAAAHTSRGAGSH, encoded by the coding sequence ATGACGGCCAACCCCCCGTACCTGCTCATCGACATCGACGGGGTGCTCAACCCCTTCCCCGGGCCCGGAGGTTCACTCCCACCCGACTACCGGCCCCACCGGGTCGACCTCAACGGCACCGACGTGCCGGTCTGGCTGAACCCGGACCACGGTTCGTGGATCACCGAGCTCCACTCCACGGGCCTGCTTCGCCCGATCTGGGCCACCAGTTGGCAGAGCGCGGCCGCATGCACCATCGGCCCCCGGCTCGGCCTCGACGTCTACCCGCACATCGACCTCGGGATCACCAGGCAGCTCACCCGCCACCCCAACGGCTACCTGTGGAAACGCGACGCTGTCGCCACCTGGGCAGGCCAAGCGCCCCTGGTGTGGATTGATGACGACTTCGCCCACCCCGACCACGAGTGGGCCCGACAACGCGCCCTGAACGGGGTGCCCACGCTGTTGATCCAACCCGACCCCTACCGGGGCCTGCAGCGCGCCCACATCGACGCGGTGCGGACCTGGGCCCTGGCCGTCACACGGAACGCACGCACGAACGGAGACCGCGATGACGTCGCCGCCCACGCTCCACCCCTGGCGGCCGCTGCGCACACCTCAAGGGGCGCAGGTTCCCATTGA
- a CDS encoding Scr1 family TA system antitoxin-like transcriptional regulator — MHQQVHRAADDAPGSRHTSGLQMWWMIDGPSLTCQNCGNKVTRTQLEHLLELSEHPTSNLRAFPPSRGTQARRHRQPNPLRSSPGTCSPGSGPSAPHPGQNTALSCETSDCTR, encoded by the coding sequence GTGCACCAGCAGGTGCACAGGGCGGCGGATGACGCACCCGGCTCCCGTCATACGTCTGGTTTGCAGATGTGGTGGATGATCGACGGACCCAGCCTCACCTGCCAGAACTGCGGCAACAAGGTGACGCGCACCCAGCTCGAACACCTCCTGGAACTGAGCGAGCACCCCACGAGCAACCTCCGGGCGTTCCCGCCGTCCAGGGGAACGCAAGCTCGACGGCATCGGCAACCGAACCCGCTGAGATCATCACCCGGGACTTGTTCCCCCGGGTCGGGTCCGTCCGCGCCCCACCCGGGGCAGAACACGGCCCTCTCTTGTGAAACCTCCGATTGCACCCGTTGA
- a CDS encoding DUF397 domain-containing protein, producing the protein MNDMTTPWHKSSYSNEAGTCVEVSEGPNTLVRDNQNPHLDVLGFPTRAWADFLSGIRAN; encoded by the coding sequence ATGAACGACATGACGACGCCCTGGCACAAGTCGAGCTACAGCAACGAGGCCGGGACCTGCGTAGAGGTCTCCGAAGGCCCCAACACGCTGGTTCGCGACAACCAGAACCCCCACCTGGACGTACTGGGTTTCCCCACCCGGGCCTGGGCCGACTTCCTGTCCGGGATCAGAGCGAACTGA
- a CDS encoding glycoside hydrolase family 9 protein, giving the protein MTALGAAAALGASLLAAPPVQADDEPVEQITNGDFSDGTTGWWASAGLDLAVTDEGVLCVDVPGGTGDPWDQIIGQNDIPLVSGESYAFSFTASGAERPVRALIQEPVDPWRTQLDERPVLTAETSSHEYVFTSSADMDDAQVAFQIGGAAEDWVFCLDDVSLLGGAEPPVYQPDTGPRVRVNQVGYLPHGPKNATVVTDSDESLPWELTDADGAVVAEGDTVPYGLDASSGQNVHTVDFGGVTQAGQGYTLTADGETSHPFAISADPYAELATDALEFYYTQRSGIEILDDIAPGYGREAGHVGVAPNQGDTEVTCHHSEPCDYALDVSGGWYDAGDHGKYVVNGGISVHQMMSVYERAHTAPTGNPDRVSDSSLAIPERGNGVPDVLDEARWQMEFLLSMQVPEGEQLAGMAHHKVHDERWTGLPMMPADDPQPRYLHPPSTAATLNLAATAAQCSRVFAPYDTEFAAECLTAAETAWEAAVANPERYAAAGGEGGGPYDDDTLVDEFYWAAAELYLATGAGTYEEAVTSSPMHTEDVFTASGFDWRWTAPLGRLQLAALPNGLPDRDEVRASVVEGAEQYLANVEEHPYGLAYAPDDGVFAWGSNNLVLNNLVVIATAYDLTGEPRLRDAVLEGMDYILGRNALNQSYVTGYGTNDAVNQHSRWYANQLDPALPNPPAGTLSGGPNSDTGTWDPVAQANLEGCAPQFCYIDHIDSWATNELTINWNSTLAWVSAFVTDQGDASSPATASCEVDYVVHGEWTGRFNTQVTVRNTGDVRVEGWEVTWSFPGAQSLDRHWSGVLTQSGHAVTAGDAEWNAAIAPDGEATFGFIGTLPAGAANAVPERFTLNGAVCG; this is encoded by the coding sequence ATGACGGCGCTCGGCGCAGCAGCCGCTCTAGGTGCGAGTCTCCTCGCGGCACCCCCGGTACAGGCCGACGACGAACCCGTCGAACAGATCACCAACGGCGACTTCTCCGACGGAACGACCGGCTGGTGGGCCAGTGCGGGACTGGATCTGGCCGTCACCGACGAGGGCGTCCTGTGCGTGGACGTCCCAGGAGGTACCGGCGACCCCTGGGACCAGATCATCGGGCAGAACGACATTCCCCTGGTGTCCGGGGAGTCCTACGCCTTCTCCTTCACCGCCTCCGGTGCCGAACGCCCCGTCCGCGCCCTGATCCAGGAACCCGTCGATCCCTGGCGGACCCAGCTGGACGAACGACCGGTGCTCACCGCGGAGACCTCCTCCCACGAGTACGTCTTCACCTCCTCGGCCGACATGGACGACGCCCAGGTCGCTTTCCAGATCGGCGGCGCCGCCGAGGACTGGGTCTTCTGTCTGGACGACGTGTCGCTGCTCGGCGGGGCGGAGCCCCCGGTCTACCAGCCCGACACCGGGCCCCGGGTACGGGTCAACCAGGTGGGCTACCTCCCCCACGGCCCCAAGAACGCCACCGTGGTCACCGACTCGGATGAGTCCCTGCCCTGGGAGCTGACCGACGCCGACGGCGCGGTCGTGGCCGAAGGCGACACCGTTCCCTACGGCCTGGACGCCTCGTCCGGCCAGAACGTGCACACCGTGGACTTCGGCGGCGTCACCCAGGCGGGACAGGGCTACACGCTGACCGCGGACGGGGAAACCAGTCACCCCTTCGCGATCAGTGCCGACCCCTACGCGGAGCTGGCCACCGACGCCCTGGAGTTCTACTACACCCAGCGCAGCGGCATCGAGATCCTCGACGATATCGCCCCCGGTTACGGCCGCGAGGCCGGGCACGTGGGGGTCGCGCCCAACCAGGGCGACACCGAGGTCACCTGTCACCACTCCGAGCCGTGCGACTACGCCCTGGACGTGTCCGGCGGCTGGTACGACGCGGGCGACCACGGCAAGTACGTGGTCAACGGCGGTATTTCGGTGCACCAGATGATGAGTGTCTACGAGCGCGCGCACACCGCGCCCACCGGGAACCCCGACCGGGTGTCGGACTCCTCCCTGGCGATCCCGGAGCGCGGCAACGGTGTCCCGGACGTTCTGGACGAGGCCCGCTGGCAGATGGAGTTCCTCCTGTCCATGCAGGTTCCCGAGGGTGAGCAGCTCGCGGGTATGGCGCACCACAAGGTTCACGACGAGCGCTGGACCGGCCTGCCCATGATGCCCGCCGACGACCCCCAGCCCCGGTACCTGCACCCGCCGTCGACGGCTGCCACGCTGAACCTGGCCGCGACCGCGGCCCAGTGCTCCCGGGTATTCGCCCCTTACGACACCGAGTTCGCGGCCGAGTGCCTGACCGCCGCGGAGACCGCCTGGGAGGCGGCCGTAGCCAATCCCGAGCGGTACGCGGCCGCGGGCGGCGAGGGCGGCGGCCCCTATGACGACGACACCCTGGTCGACGAGTTCTACTGGGCCGCTGCGGAGCTGTACCTGGCCACCGGGGCCGGAACCTACGAGGAGGCGGTGACCTCCTCGCCGATGCACACAGAGGACGTCTTCACCGCTTCCGGCTTCGACTGGCGCTGGACCGCCCCGCTGGGCCGCCTCCAATTGGCTGCCCTTCCCAACGGCCTCCCCGACCGCGACGAGGTCCGCGCCTCGGTCGTCGAAGGGGCCGAGCAGTACCTGGCCAATGTCGAGGAGCACCCCTACGGTCTGGCCTACGCTCCGGACGACGGCGTCTTCGCCTGGGGCTCCAACAACCTCGTGCTCAACAACCTGGTGGTGATCGCCACCGCATACGACCTCACCGGTGAGCCGCGCTTGCGCGACGCGGTGCTGGAGGGCATGGACTACATTCTCGGCCGCAACGCCCTGAACCAGTCCTACGTGACCGGATACGGCACCAACGACGCGGTCAACCAGCACAGCCGCTGGTACGCCAACCAGCTCGACCCGGCCCTGCCCAACCCGCCCGCGGGCACGTTGTCCGGCGGACCCAATTCCGACACCGGAACCTGGGACCCCGTGGCACAGGCCAACCTCGAGGGATGCGCTCCCCAGTTCTGCTACATCGACCACATCGACTCGTGGGCGACCAACGAGCTGACCATCAACTGGAACTCCACGCTGGCCTGGGTGTCCGCGTTCGTGACGGACCAGGGCGACGCCTCCTCCCCGGCTACGGCCTCCTGCGAGGTCGACTACGTGGTGCACGGTGAGTGGACCGGGCGCTTCAACACCCAGGTCACCGTACGCAACACCGGGGACGTGCGGGTCGAGGGCTGGGAGGTGACGTGGTCCTTCCCCGGGGCGCAGAGCCTGGACCGCCACTGGAGCGGCGTGCTCACCCAGTCCGGACACGCGGTGACCGCGGGCGACGCCGAGTGGAACGCGGCCATCGCACCCGACGGCGAGGCGACCTTCGGCTTCATCGGCACGCTTCCCGCCGGGGCCGCCAACGCCGTACCGGAAAGGTTCACCCTCAACGGAGCCGTCTGCGGCTGA
- a CDS encoding Scr1 family TA system antitoxin-like transcriptional regulator produces MVDEPVLTCQIGSNKVMRTQLDHLLELNEHPTINLQVLPQSEGMSLNYGFSLLWIGDDRVGHVDVPPQGLLFNAQVDVQHHELRSQHLGAAAASPKRSRDLIRARISELT; encoded by the coding sequence GTGGTCGACGAACCCGTCCTCACCTGCCAAATCGGTAGTAACAAGGTGATGCGCACTCAGCTCGACCATCTCCTGGAGCTGAACGAGCATCCCACGATCAACCTCCAGGTGCTCCCGCAGTCCGAGGGCATGAGCCTGAACTACGGCTTCTCCCTGCTGTGGATCGGCGACGACCGCGTTGGCCATGTGGACGTCCCGCCCCAGGGGTTGCTGTTCAACGCCCAAGTGGACGTGCAACACCATGAACTCAGGTCCCAGCACCTGGGGGCCGCGGCCGCCTCCCCCAAACGCTCCCGCGACCTGATCCGCGCCCGGATCAGCGAACTCACCTGA